ATGGCTGAAACGGCGAGACGCATCCCACTGCTTCGGTCGGGCGGGACTCGATATTGGGCAGAAGTTACCCGAGACCCTGCGACCGGGGAGCAGGTGGCGGTGGTGTTTCGTTCCGGGCCGAGCGAAGGACGCAAGTGCGAATTCTTTACCTGCCGCTTCCGGCCGAAGGCAAGCGAAGAAACTTTGCGGAAAGAGCTGACGAAACGGCTCTGTTCTCTCCGCTTGCCGGCTGCCCCCGCCTACCCTGAACTTCGACTCGAAACGATCCATCATCTGCTGTTCTTGCTGAGGCAATTTTGCCAGGCGGTACGCTCGCCGGGTTTGGGCTTTGCGCCGCAACACATCATGATTTCCTTTGCGGATCAACACTGCCTGATTTGTGACGCCAAGGGCGAGCCGCAACGGGCGACGCACAGCGAAAGCGGTCCGGATGGCTGCGTGGATGAATGCTCTTGCAAGGAGGGATACGAGGTGCTCGACCCGAACCGCGTGGTCGCCCTGCACTTTTACGCGCCCGGATCGGCTGCGCCCCGAGCGAGCTATTCCTTGGCCGAGTTCCTGGAGCTTTCCCGCTGCCTGGAACCGGTGCCGCTTCCCTGAGCCGGTTCCTAAGAAAGCCCGAACTTACATGCCCGGGCTCGCGCTGGCGACCCGTGCCGGCTGCGGGGGCATCCGGTACAAGAAAGGCGAGAGCGGCGCCAACTGGAATTCAAGCTTGTCCCTGGGCGAGTAAAGGGGCGCCGGCTTGCTCTTGGCCATGGCCACTTTTCCAGTCAGAGAATCGACCTTGACGCGGGCCCCCAGGGGCAGGGCGGTAATCCGGTCCCACGGCACCGCCGAATCCTGCGGGGTCGAACCCGCCACGGCAGCCATTCGCTCCGCTCTTTTCTTCAGCTCGAGCGAGTTTCCAAAGTGCCCGCGCAGGAGCTGGGGCGTTTCCCGGGAAGCTTTCTGTGCCGCCCGCAAGAACAGATAGGCATTCTCCAGCTTGTCCTTGTAGGGAGAGTTCTTCAGGAAGGCCAAACCCTTTTCGTCGGCCTCTTTTTCCTCGGCCACATTGCGCTTGAGCGAGATTCTCCGCATGACTTGATAATCTTCAAAAATCATGCGGTCATGGAAGGCGTGCTTGGTGTCCACGGAGTGGCTGGCGGTGATGTGGCCGAGCTCGTGGGCGAGGATAGCCCCCAGGCTGGCTTCGTCCGGAAGGACATCGATGAGCCCTCGACTGAGGACGATAGTGTGGCCGACGGTGAACGACTCCAGCGGAGTGGTGAGCAAAACCCGGCAACGGACCTCGGGCTGGACCTCCAAATTGTTTGTGACAATGAGGTTGTTCACGACGGTTTGCAAGACCTTGTCCACTTCGCCTTTGGGGGCAAGTACGCCGGCGGCTTGCATCCTATCCAGCAGATTATCCTCGGCCTGTTGCCTCCAGCTTCGCATGGCTTCGAGCGGAGTGAGGTCTTTGCCCGGGTCGGTCTCGTCTTTCACCCCCGCCGGGTCCTCGACCTGAATGCTGGTGAACTCATCCATGCGAAACTGTTTTCGCTCATACCCCCAGATCCGGGTCAGAGCCCGGAGCCGTACCCGAGTGGCGAGCAACCCCTGGACTTTGTCGGATTCTTCGGCGTAAATGTAGGTGGGAAGCCAGACTCCGGGCTTCACATTTTCTCGGTAGCTGTCAAAATGAAAAAAGAGGCGGAAACGGGAATCGCCGACAAATGCGCCGTTGAAACGCACAATGTTGTAGTCCCGATCCTCCACCCAGATCCTGCCCATGAAGTCGCCCGGACGCTTCTTTGTGGGGGTCACGTCGAAGACAAAGCACCGCACCTCGCCGAGGAACTCTCGGCGCACATATTGGAAATCGTAGTTGCTCCGGTCAAAGTTCGTTTGCGTGAACACCATCGGCTCGGCAAAGCCAGCGCTCCGGTAAATCACGCCGAAGCCGAACCGGCTCCACAATCTTTGGAAAAAAGTCGATTCCAGGAACGGTTTCGATTCGATTCCCTTGGTGAAAGTGAGCTGGCTGATCGAGTAGTAATCTTTTTTCGGGAGAACGCCCTGCCTGGTATCGGGAGGGAATTCCTGGAGGTAGGTTTCCGCCAGCGGCGCATAAGCGGCCAGGTTCTCGGCATAGGTCTTTTCTCTCAGCAGGGCCTGATCCAGGGCCATCTGGGGCGAAAGGTTCGCCTCATTTTGATTCTCCTGGCCGGCAGCAGGGCCGGGCAAAAGAAAGAGAAACAGGCAAGCGGTAACCGCCCCCAAAAACCATCCTGATTTACGCATATCCCTCTCTCCGAATTCGTCTAGACGCCCATCGGCAACTCTTAATAAGCCAGCTTGAAAACAATCCGTATGGAAGCGACCGAGTCCGCCGGTTCCCCATTCTTTTTCGCGGGTTTGAATTGGATCTGCTGCGCCGCTTTCACGGCCATCTCGTCCAGACCGTAACCCAGGCCTTGAACCACACGGATGTTTGTCACCTGTCCGGCAGCCGTAAAGAGCGCCTCCAGCAATACCTCCCCCTCGACCTTTTCCCGGCGAGCCACCTCGGTATATTCCGGTTTGGGCTTGAAGAGGATCTCAACCGGAACGGTGACGGGCGGAGGCTCGGGGCGTCGCGGCCCCGAGGGATTCGCAGCCGCGGCGGCATAAAGGTTGTGGTCGAAACCAGAGCCGCCTAC
Above is a window of Candidatus Acidiferrales bacterium DNA encoding:
- a CDS encoding M48 family metalloprotease — its product is MRKSGWFLGAVTACLFLFLLPGPAAGQENQNEANLSPQMALDQALLREKTYAENLAAYAPLAETYLQEFPPDTRQGVLPKKDYYSISQLTFTKGIESKPFLESTFFQRLWSRFGFGVIYRSAGFAEPMVFTQTNFDRSNYDFQYVRREFLGEVRCFVFDVTPTKKRPGDFMGRIWVEDRDYNIVRFNGAFVGDSRFRLFFHFDSYRENVKPGVWLPTYIYAEESDKVQGLLATRVRLRALTRIWGYERKQFRMDEFTSIQVEDPAGVKDETDPGKDLTPLEAMRSWRQQAEDNLLDRMQAAGVLAPKGEVDKVLQTVVNNLIVTNNLEVQPEVRCRVLLTTPLESFTVGHTIVLSRGLIDVLPDEASLGAILAHELGHITASHSVDTKHAFHDRMIFEDYQVMRRISLKRNVAEEKEADEKGLAFLKNSPYKDKLENAYLFLRAAQKASRETPQLLRGHFGNSLELKKRAERMAAVAGSTPQDSAVPWDRITALPLGARVKVDSLTGKVAMAKSKPAPLYSPRDKLEFQLAPLSPFLYRMPPQPARVASASPGM